A region of Mesoplodon densirostris isolate mMesDen1 chromosome 11, mMesDen1 primary haplotype, whole genome shotgun sequence DNA encodes the following proteins:
- the LOC132499161 gene encoding DPEP2 neighbor protein-like, producing the protein MSDRIVYIYSNLCSVPWLDSAAAAVAPLSPPTPGHYHVLNRGCGETQVGRHGETYCLVGGYRAYGDAPLAMPAKAEAEKPVPRCAPERKHAPEESDEDLGCSRPKIR; encoded by the exons ATGTCTGACCGGATCGTCTATATTTACTCAAACCTGTGCTCTGTTCCCTGGCTGGACAGTGCAGCAG cagctgtggctcccctttctcctcctACACCTGGCCACTACCATGTCCTCaaccgagggtgtggagaaacgcagGTGGGCCGGCATGGGGAGACATACTGCCTGGTTGGTGGCTACCGGGCCTACGGGGATGCTCCTTTGGCCATGCCAGCAAAGGCGGAAGCCGAGAAGCCAGTCCCCAGATGTGCTCCCGAGAGAAAGCACGCTCCGGAAGAGTCGGACGAAGATCTCGGTTGCTCCAGACCCAAAATCCGGTGA